Proteins encoded in a region of the Longimicrobium sp. genome:
- a CDS encoding VOC family protein, with product MIKAVKFVSIPTRDQDRALEFYTQALGFRVVTDQPFGEQRWIELRIPGADTGIVLFTPPGQEDRIGGFMNLSFASDDVQKTYDELSARGVEFVQPPKTEHWGTSAIFKDPDGNTFVLSSK from the coding sequence ATGATCAAGGCCGTCAAGTTCGTCAGCATCCCCACGCGCGACCAGGACCGCGCGCTCGAGTTCTACACGCAGGCGCTGGGCTTCCGCGTCGTCACCGACCAGCCGTTCGGCGAGCAGCGCTGGATCGAGCTGCGCATTCCCGGTGCGGACACGGGGATCGTGCTCTTCACGCCGCCGGGCCAGGAGGACCGCATCGGCGGCTTCATGAACTTGTCGTTCGCCAGCGATGACGTGCAGAAGACGTACGACGAGCTGTCCGCGCGCGGCGTGGAGTTCGTGCAGCCGCCGAAGACCGAGCACTGGGGCACCTCCGCCATCTTCAAGGATCCGGACGGCAACACCTTCGTCCTCTCCTCGAAGTAG
- a CDS encoding helix-turn-helix domain-containing protein produces the protein MPILLDDYVVETLMPDLVGHDRHPSAFLVYLALWRLTEGGEHEAVASLRQLAEETGLSRRAVQDAVARLATRKLVEVERAGITDVPAYRVLRPWARSG, from the coding sequence ATGCCCATTCTCCTGGACGACTACGTGGTCGAGACGCTGATGCCCGATCTGGTCGGCCACGACCGCCATCCCTCCGCCTTCCTCGTCTACCTCGCCCTCTGGCGCCTGACGGAAGGCGGTGAGCACGAAGCCGTCGCCTCCCTGCGCCAGCTGGCGGAGGAGACGGGGTTGTCGCGCCGCGCGGTGCAGGACGCCGTCGCCCGGCTGGCGACCCGCAAGCTGGTGGAGGTGGAGCGCGCGGGGATCACCGACGTGCCGGCGTACCGGGTGCTGCGTCCGTGGGCACGGAGCGGGTGA
- a CDS encoding methylated-DNA--[protein]-cysteine S-methyltransferase, with product MRYASTFPSPIGALTAVVDEDGALMELRFERQPAPDGVAWDDARCAHVRRELDEYFAGARREFGVALKPRGTPWQQAVWTALQSIPCGATIDYRALAALAGNPRAVRAAGRANATNPIPILIPCHRVIGSDGSLTGYGGGLEAKERLILLEGGRKTERGRVLAARCMYVEDRFGAPRLLDPAPPS from the coding sequence ATGAGATACGCCTCCACCTTCCCCTCGCCCATCGGTGCGCTGACGGCGGTGGTGGATGAAGACGGCGCGCTGATGGAGCTGCGCTTCGAGCGCCAGCCCGCGCCCGATGGCGTGGCGTGGGACGATGCCCGCTGCGCGCACGTCCGCCGCGAGCTGGACGAATACTTCGCGGGCGCGCGGCGCGAGTTCGGTGTCGCGCTGAAGCCGCGCGGAACGCCGTGGCAGCAGGCGGTGTGGACCGCGCTGCAATCGATCCCCTGCGGCGCCACGATCGACTATCGCGCGCTGGCGGCGCTGGCCGGCAACCCCCGCGCGGTCCGCGCCGCCGGCCGGGCGAACGCGACCAATCCCATCCCCATCCTCATCCCCTGCCACCGCGTGATCGGCTCGGACGGCTCCCTCACCGGCTACGGCGGCGGGCTGGAGGCGAAAGAGCGGCTCATCCTCCTCGAAGGCGGGCGAAAGACGGAACGCGGGAGGGTTCTCGCCGCGCGGTGCATGTACGTGGAGGACCGCTTCGGCGCTCCGCGGCTCCTCGATCCGGCGCCGCCCTCTTGA